AAACAACTAAATCCATATCGTATTTTTTAATCGCATCAACCAGAACTTGGCCTAAATCACCGCTACCACTCAAGGTTTCCTGAATTTCATAACCTGATTTATCTGAGAGGTCTTTTAACGCGTTACGGGTTTCATCAGTAATACGTTGTTGCATATCACCGAGGTTGACATCAATTAGACCGGTATAAAGATCAGAATAGTTAACATCAACGTGAATTAAGGAAACTTTGGCATTATAGGGTTTTGCCATAGATACAGCTTTCTGTACTAAGACGTTACTCTCAGGGGATAAATCAACTGCCACTAGAATATGCTTATAAGCCATCGTAAACTCCTTCCATAAGCTGATTAATCGGTTGGAAAGGCGGTTAAGCCTAAATCCTATATATTAAATATAACGTTTTAAGATGAAAATTAGATGTCGTCTTGATCACAACTTATGTCAAATTCATCAAGAAAGCATCTATCGATAAATAACAATATACACCATTTTAGATTATCACGATGTCATTCACCGACAATATCATCATAATAATGAGAATTGAGTATAAAAAACAACAAAAACACCCTTTTAGAGTTATTTTTTATCCATTTTTTTGAAAAAGGAAACAACTTGAACACGTCACTTTTGTTTATTGCTTAATTTCACCTAAACTTAAATAAGAGAAAAAATAACCTCTATGGGTAAAGGTTTTCTCATCTCTGAATCTATTATTCTAGGGAGGGGATTATGTTTAATGTCATTGTTATCTTTTGGGCGCTCTGTATTCTTTGCCTGATTAATATGATGCGTTATTTTTCATCTATTCGGGTGTTACTCACAATACTGCGCCAATCTGATCCGTTACTCTATCAATCAGTAGATGGTAATGGGTTTTTTACTATGCATGGGCAATTTTCAAAACAATTGCGACTTATCCGCTACATCAACCAACGCCAATATACCAACCATCATAATCCTGAAGTGATTATGCGTTGCGAGCGAATTTATCGACAATTTTATCTTGTTAGCCGTTTTTGTATTTTGGCTGTAGCAAGTTTAATTGCGATGCTTATTTGGTAGGCGACAAAAACAAAAAAACGGTGACTAAAAGTCACCGTTTATAAACAAACTTGGGTAGTTTATTGTTTATCAGCCATTCACAATGAATGTCAGTGATATCCAATAAAGTAAACCTGATAAACCAATGCTAACTGGTAATGTTAAGATCCAAGCAAGTCCGATATTTTTTATCGTCTTCGATTGAACTCCACCACCATCTACAATCATTGTACCTGCAACGGCAGATGACAAAACTTGTGTTGTTGATACAGGCATACCCGTATAACTTGCGACACCAATGGACACTGCTGCTGTTACTTGAGCAGAAACCCCTTGAGCATAAGT
This portion of the Proteus vulgaris genome encodes:
- the uspB gene encoding universal stress protein UspB, which produces MFNVIVIFWALCILCLINMMRYFSSIRVLLTILRQSDPLLYQSVDGNGFFTMHGQFSKQLRLIRYINQRQYTNHHNPEVIMRCERIYRQFYLVSRFCILAVASLIAMLIW
- the uspA gene encoding universal stress protein UspA, which gives rise to MAYKHILVAVDLSPESNVLVQKAVSMAKPYNAKVSLIHVDVNYSDLYTGLIDVNLGDMQQRITDETRNALKDLSDKSGYEIQETLSGSGDLGQVLVDAIKKYDMDLVVCGHHQDFWSKLMSSARQLINTVHVDMLIVPLKDDEE